GCCGTCACGGCGACCACGCTGGTGCTGGGGATCGACAGCGACCGCCTGTTCCCCGTCGACGGGCAGCACCGGATCGCACGCAGCATTCCGAACACGCTCGACGGAGCGGATGCGGTCGTCCTCTCCAGCGACTTCGGGCACGACGGCTTCCTCATCGAGACCGAGGCGGTCGGCGCGCACCTGCGACGCCTGCTCGCGAGCTAGTCCTCCTCGAGTCTCCACGGGAGCGATCCGGTCCGCAGCCGCAGACCGTCCCAGGCGAAGTCCGTGCCCTCGGCCGAGGAGATCACCCGAGTGGCGAAGTGTCGCGCGACCCCGGCTGCGGCGAGCGCGGCGTCTGCGTTCTCGTATGCCGCGAGATGGTGCAGGGTCACCCACGTCGGCGGGTACAGCGTCCACTCCCCCGTGGCGTGCCTGGCAAGAGCCTCCGCCGGGCTGACCCAGGCGGTCTCCTCGACCTCGTCCGGCGAGGGGCGCAGTACGGTGTCCACCGCGCGTGCGAGGAAGAACCAGGTCCGAATGCGCACCGGCGCCTCCGCCGGCGGCTCCCAGCACGAGAGCAGCACCGGATCCGCGATGACCAGACCCACCTCCTCGGCGGTCTCCCTGACAGCGGCGCGGCTCGCGTCCTGCCACTCCTCGGCCTGATCGCGACGATCCCCCGGCTCCACCTTCCCTCCCGGGAAGACCCACGCGCCGGCGAACGAGCCTCGCTCGGGACGCCGCATGAGCAGCACCTCGACACCGCGCCCCGCCGGATGCAGGAGGACGGCAGTTCCGGCGACGGGCAGATCGTCGACGTCGGTGGGATCCTCGCTGGTCACAGCCTCACTCTACGGCGGCTCCGACGGCTCAGGCGCGGGCGCCCACGGGCATCCGCGCTTCCGCACGATACGAGAGCAGCGCGATCGCCAGT
This genomic interval from Microbacterium hydrocarbonoxydans contains the following:
- a CDS encoding NUDIX hydrolase; this encodes MTSEDPTDVDDLPVAGTAVLLHPAGRGVEVLLMRRPERGSFAGAWVFPGGKVEPGDRRDQAEEWQDASRAAVRETAEEVGLVIADPVLLSCWEPPAEAPVRIRTWFFLARAVDTVLRPSPDEVEETAWVSPAEALARHATGEWTLYPPTWVTLHHLAAYENADAALAAAGVARHFATRVISSAEGTDFAWDGLRLRTGSLPWRLEED